Proteins from one Anastrepha obliqua isolate idAnaObli1 chromosome 2, idAnaObli1_1.0, whole genome shotgun sequence genomic window:
- the LOC129238215 gene encoding jerky protein homolog-like, whose translation MTSALFTEWFDDVFIPDVKKYQKKINKKGNVLLLLNNAPTHPSESLLERENGRFKALFLPPNVTSLLQPMDQGIIECMKRLYKKQLLRKLLLADENEEGTLIYHKNINIKDCCYMVADAWISVKAITLKRAWNKINGISTQQQIQEEKENAELKNNEESDKDTDSMSTENLHNIVTKVPGCSECNVEDIEDWLHSDSIDPGFQLLSDDEIIQSTKEESYPVDTEDDNDSTFELEAGPSASEAFACFETGLNWMERQSECDHVDLLVVKRLKDLAAKKRVSSLKQRTLTEMFK comes from the coding sequence ATGACTTCTGCATTGTTTACGGAATGGTTTGATGACGTTTTTATTCCAGATGTTAAAAAgtatcaaaagaaaataaataaaaaggggAATGTATTGCTTTTGCTGAACAATGCACCTACTCATCCTTCAGAAAGTTTACTTGAGAGAGAAAATGGTCGTTTCAAAGCTCTTTTTCTGCCACCTAATGTGACCAGTTTGCTGCAACCTATGGATCAAGGCATCATTGAATGCATGAAACGACTTTACAAAAAACAACTGCTTCGTAAGCTACTGTTAGCCGATGAAAATGAAGAAGGTACTCTAATATATCATAAAAACATTAACATAAAAGATTGCTGCTACATGGTAGCTGATGCATGGATTTCCGTAAAGGCGATAACTTTGAAGAGGgcttggaataaaataaatggaatttcaACACAACAGCAAATacaggaagaaaaagaaaatgcagAATTGAAGAACAACGAGGAAAGTGATAAAGATACTGATTCAATGTCTACGGAAAACCTGCACAATATTGTTACAAAAGTTCCAGGCTGTTCCGAGTGCAATGTAGAGGATATCGAAGATTGGTTACATTCTGATTCAATAGATCCTGGGTTCCAATTATTGAGTGACGATGAAATTATTCAGAGTACAAAAGAAGAATCATACCCAGTGGACACAGAAGATGACAATGATTCTACATTTGAATTAGAAGCTGGACCTTCTGCAAGTGAGGCGTTTGCTTGTTTTGAGACTGGCTTAAATTGGATGGAACGACAATCTGAATGCGACCATGTAGACCTTCTTGTCGTCAAGCGCTTGAAAGATCTAGCTGCTAAAAAGCGAGTTTCTTCATTAAAACAGCGTACATTGacagaaatgtttaaataa